A stretch of the Amycolatopsis sp. BJA-103 genome encodes the following:
- a CDS encoding metalloprotease — MQLIRRSSSAGRRLRAFGAVLVTALGLTAAVTTAPATAAANACLTGTLAFDHLDAEAGPSKPVRTQVARNANWELWGRTGSSAAARLSSGITGASDGRFSACHPASLTEAYVKFRSSSTSMWRVVKASNNTTDYTFDSARRTNLSGTQDLGTVKVPSGLQRAWKVVDTLNVLYWKRANPSSSCWTSRQSDGRCDQITFVWDPKVADGGYWDYPNTNYVFLGNTMPDSKHLVLHEAGHWLQWQLYGRGFPVVEDCNPHYIEKHSSESCAWTEGFADAVAAYALGDYRYVYDNGNSSSFQNDASTPGWDRGDTVQGRVGSSLLDLWAANGPDGGNWNRTIALMTRDFSQNFREYFTEDRPAAGLSTTGTARRILAGHTVSY; from the coding sequence GTGCAGCTGATCCGTAGATCCTCATCGGCCGGAAGACGGCTTCGCGCGTTCGGCGCGGTGCTCGTCACCGCTCTCGGACTGACCGCGGCAGTGACCACCGCACCGGCCACTGCCGCCGCGAACGCCTGTCTCACCGGCACACTCGCCTTCGACCATCTCGACGCGGAGGCCGGCCCGAGCAAACCCGTGCGCACGCAGGTGGCGCGGAACGCGAACTGGGAGCTGTGGGGCCGCACCGGTTCCAGCGCGGCGGCCCGGCTCTCCAGCGGCATCACCGGCGCGTCCGACGGCCGGTTCTCCGCCTGCCACCCGGCCTCCCTCACCGAGGCGTACGTCAAGTTCCGGTCGAGCAGCACCTCGATGTGGCGAGTGGTCAAGGCCTCGAACAACACCACCGACTACACGTTCGACTCGGCACGCCGCACGAACCTGTCCGGCACCCAGGACCTCGGCACGGTGAAGGTGCCCTCCGGCCTGCAGCGGGCGTGGAAGGTGGTCGACACGCTCAACGTCCTCTACTGGAAACGCGCCAACCCCAGCTCGTCCTGCTGGACGAGCCGCCAGTCAGACGGGCGCTGCGACCAGATCACCTTCGTCTGGGATCCGAAGGTCGCCGACGGCGGCTATTGGGACTACCCGAACACGAACTACGTCTTCCTCGGCAACACGATGCCGGATTCGAAGCACCTCGTGCTCCACGAAGCCGGGCACTGGCTGCAATGGCAGCTCTACGGGCGCGGCTTCCCGGTGGTCGAGGACTGCAACCCGCACTACATCGAGAAGCACAGTTCGGAGTCGTGCGCGTGGACCGAAGGCTTCGCGGACGCCGTCGCCGCCTACGCCCTCGGCGACTATCGCTACGTCTACGACAACGGCAACTCCTCCAGCTTCCAGAACGACGCCTCGACGCCGGGCTGGGACCGTGGTGACACCGTGCAGGGCCGGGTCGGCTCCTCCCTGCTGGACCTGTGGGCCGCGAACGGGCCGGACGGCGGGAACTGGAACCGCACGATCGCGCTGATGACCCGCGACTTCAGCCAGAACTTCCGTGAGTACTTCACCGAGGACAGGCCCGCCGCCGGCCTGTCCACGACCGGTACGGCGCGGCGGATCCTCGCCGGGCACACCGTTTCGTACTGA
- a CDS encoding LysR family transcriptional regulator, with translation MALEIRHLRAICAIAEAGSLSQAAAALGMSQPSLTSLLQRLERQIGAPLFVRSHTGVTPTPVGEQTLRRALTLLVEFDRFESDLLGALGDGPVRLGSSQMDCLPTFVERLDDALPGLDVTVHVEPSSAVLAQALARATLDIAVIAMSDDQEVPLAKHLGHRVLFSWLPVFVGLPARHRLADGFEVDLADLADEAWIGPPGPEDGSLTSLRAATHRAGFTPRIRFECPNGGGRHLIAAGQAVQLVEPTAPELPGMVVRPLKDDPMRMRLVLAWRKERMTWDQAENVYRAVMTSYTRHAMASTPFRTWWERRRSSQSWDGLVDFFRVTGT, from the coding sequence ATGGCCCTGGAGATCCGGCACCTGCGGGCGATCTGCGCCATCGCCGAAGCGGGCAGCCTCTCGCAGGCGGCCGCCGCGCTGGGCATGTCCCAGCCGTCGCTGACCTCGCTGCTCCAGCGGCTCGAACGGCAGATCGGCGCGCCGCTGTTCGTGCGGAGTCATACCGGCGTGACCCCGACCCCGGTGGGCGAGCAGACGCTGCGCCGCGCGCTGACCCTGCTCGTGGAGTTCGACCGCTTCGAGAGCGACCTCCTCGGCGCGCTCGGCGACGGCCCCGTCCGGCTCGGATCGTCCCAAATGGACTGTCTGCCCACCTTCGTCGAACGGCTGGACGACGCGCTGCCGGGGCTGGACGTGACCGTCCATGTGGAACCGTCCAGCGCGGTACTGGCCCAAGCCCTGGCCCGCGCGACCCTCGACATCGCCGTCATCGCCATGTCCGACGACCAGGAAGTGCCGCTGGCGAAGCATCTGGGACACCGGGTGCTGTTCTCGTGGCTACCCGTTTTCGTCGGCCTTCCCGCCCGGCACCGGCTCGCCGACGGCTTCGAGGTCGACCTGGCCGACCTCGCCGACGAAGCGTGGATCGGGCCGCCGGGTCCCGAAGACGGCTCGCTGACGTCGCTGCGCGCGGCGACCCACCGCGCCGGGTTCACGCCTCGGATCCGCTTCGAATGCCCCAACGGTGGCGGACGGCACCTGATCGCCGCCGGGCAGGCGGTGCAACTCGTGGAACCGACCGCGCCCGAACTGCCGGGCATGGTCGTCCGTCCGCTGAAGGACGACCCCATGCGGATGCGGCTCGTGCTCGCGTGGCGCAAGGAGCGGATGACGTGGGACCAGGCGGAGAACGTGTACCGCGCGGTGATGACGTCGTACACGCGGCACGCGATGGCGTCGACGCCGTTCCGGACGTGGTGGGAGCGGCGGCGGAGTTCGCAGTCCTGGGACGGGCTGGTGGACTTCTTCCGGGTGACCGGTACTTGA
- a CDS encoding STAS domain-containing protein, which produces MTDRIPSTRGSRDGPALKTVVHATVPQPRPSDDHLLRVRRTRWSENLLVVSAAGEIDLATAGRLEHALRGDLPAATVLDLTEVTFLGVAGLRVIETAAARGHAEHRTTGVVASTRPVLRLLQLFGVDAHIPVYRHLATALREVPKALPAHGI; this is translated from the coding sequence ATGACCGACCGAATTCCGTCCACGCGGGGCAGCCGCGACGGTCCCGCCCTGAAGACCGTCGTCCACGCGACCGTTCCTCAACCGCGCCCGTCGGACGACCACCTGTTGCGGGTCCGGCGCACCCGATGGAGTGAAAACCTGCTCGTCGTCTCCGCCGCGGGCGAAATCGACCTCGCCACCGCCGGACGGCTCGAGCACGCCCTGCGGGGCGATCTGCCCGCCGCCACCGTGCTGGACCTCACCGAGGTCACCTTCCTCGGCGTCGCCGGGCTGCGGGTCATCGAAACGGCCGCCGCCCGCGGTCACGCCGAACACCGCACGACCGGTGTCGTCGCCAGCACCCGGCCGGTACTGCGGCTGCTGCAGTTGTTCGGCGTCGACGCCCACATCCCCGTGTACCGCCACCTCGCCACCGCACTCCGCGAAGTGCCGAAAGCCCTGCCCGCGCACGGAATCTGA
- a CDS encoding dihydrofolate reductase family protein yields MRTLIATAFVSLDGVVEGPGGEPGYRNSGWTFNGIEFDEAAYELKGREQGEATAMMMGRVSYQAFSPMWPDMTVEFAGYNAMPKYVVSSTLREDELVDNWGETTILRSLDDVAELKETEGGPIIVHGSAELNRNLADAGLIDRYHLLLFPVLLGAGKKLFSDTDKDKQSLKLVESEAYGNGVQKLVYDVVR; encoded by the coding sequence ATGCGCACCCTGATCGCCACCGCGTTCGTCTCGCTCGACGGCGTCGTCGAGGGGCCCGGCGGGGAGCCGGGCTACCGCAACTCCGGCTGGACCTTCAACGGCATCGAGTTCGACGAAGCGGCCTACGAACTCAAGGGCCGTGAGCAGGGCGAGGCCACGGCGATGATGATGGGCCGGGTCAGCTACCAGGCGTTCTCGCCGATGTGGCCGGACATGACCGTGGAGTTCGCCGGCTACAACGCGATGCCGAAGTACGTCGTCTCGAGCACGCTTCGCGAAGACGAGCTGGTCGACAACTGGGGTGAGACCACGATCCTGCGTTCGCTGGACGACGTCGCCGAGCTCAAGGAGACCGAGGGCGGGCCGATCATCGTCCACGGCAGCGCGGAGCTGAACCGGAACCTCGCCGACGCGGGCCTGATCGACCGCTACCACCTGCTGCTGTTCCCGGTCCTGCTCGGCGCGGGCAAGAAGCTGTTCAGCGACACGGACAAGGACAAGCAGAGTCTCAAGCTTGTCGAGAGCGAGGCGTACGGCAACGGTGTCCAGAAGCTGGTCTACGACGTCGTCCGGTGA
- a CDS encoding helix-turn-helix domain-containing protein, producing MEDETPSIRDMLAVNLRAARAARGLSLSELSRRSGIGKATLSQLESGGGNPTIETVFSLSRVLEVAISDLLDHRAGGALTVVRGADVEVLSGEGVDLRPLRRIETGDGVFEVYDQVVRGDAPQRSQGHVGIEHTVVQSGSLRVEVAGKTVEVGPGDYVAFDAREPHCYTAPDGPVHSVLLLQYRADERLDGRPHPVLKG from the coding sequence GTGGAGGACGAGACGCCCTCGATCCGGGACATGCTGGCGGTCAACCTGCGCGCGGCCAGGGCGGCGAGGGGCCTTTCGCTTTCGGAGCTGTCCCGCAGGTCGGGCATCGGCAAGGCGACGCTGTCGCAGCTGGAGTCCGGCGGCGGCAATCCGACCATCGAGACCGTGTTCAGCCTGTCCAGGGTGCTGGAGGTGGCGATCTCCGATCTGCTCGACCATCGCGCGGGCGGCGCGCTCACCGTGGTGCGCGGCGCCGACGTCGAGGTGCTCAGCGGCGAGGGAGTGGATCTCCGGCCGCTGCGCCGGATCGAGACCGGTGACGGCGTCTTCGAGGTGTACGACCAGGTGGTGCGCGGCGACGCGCCGCAGCGGTCGCAGGGGCACGTCGGGATCGAGCACACCGTCGTGCAGTCCGGCTCGCTGCGGGTCGAGGTGGCGGGCAAGACCGTCGAGGTCGGCCCTGGTGACTACGTGGCCTTCGATGCCCGCGAGCCGCATTGCTACACCGCGCCGGACGGGCCGGTGCACTCGGTCCTGCTGCTGCAGTATCGCGCCGACGAACGGCTCGACGGCAGGCCGCATCCCGTGCTGAAGGGCTGA
- a CDS encoding response regulator: protein MDSERIRVVLVDDEHLVRMALRLIVDGEPDLVVVGEAADGDAAVAVVGEQRPDVVLMDVRMPGRDGLSATEEILKLPEPPRVLVLTTFDSDEMVLGALRVGALGFVLKDTPPPRILAAVRTVATGEPALSPAATARLIAAATGPHSSDARRASRGTARDLLATLTDRERETAAAIADGLSNTDVARRLDITVATVKAHTSSMLAKLGVENRVQIALLVRDAEG from the coding sequence ATGGACAGCGAGCGGATCCGGGTCGTGCTGGTCGACGACGAACATCTGGTGCGGATGGCGTTGCGGCTCATCGTCGACGGCGAACCCGACCTCGTCGTGGTCGGCGAGGCGGCCGACGGCGACGCCGCGGTGGCCGTGGTGGGGGAGCAGCGGCCCGACGTCGTCCTGATGGACGTCCGGATGCCCGGTCGCGACGGGCTCAGCGCGACCGAGGAGATCCTCAAGCTCCCGGAGCCGCCGCGGGTCCTGGTGCTCACCACGTTCGACTCGGACGAGATGGTGCTGGGCGCGCTGCGCGTCGGCGCGCTCGGGTTCGTCCTCAAGGACACCCCGCCGCCGCGGATCCTGGCCGCCGTCAGGACGGTCGCCACCGGGGAACCCGCGCTCTCGCCCGCGGCCACGGCCCGGCTGATCGCCGCGGCCACCGGACCGCATTCGTCCGACGCGCGCCGGGCGTCCCGCGGCACCGCCCGCGATCTGCTGGCCACCTTGACCGACCGCGAACGCGAGACCGCGGCCGCCATCGCCGACGGACTGTCCAACACCGACGTCGCGCGGAGACTGGACATCACCGTCGCGACGGTGAAGGCCCACACGAGCAGCATGCTCGCCAAACTCGGCGTCGAGAACCGGGTCCAGATCGCCCTGCTGGTCCGCGACGCCGAGGGCTGA
- a CDS encoding carboxymuconolactone decarboxylase family protein, translating into MRVLGAGLLAHGELPALDREIVIARVTARCGCRYEWGVHAAVFAPVVGLTPEQVEATVSGDPAHPAWSVRHRALIAAVDELHDTATVSGDAWAALAGHYPEKQLLELLVLAGWYRTIAYVANGIGLEEESWAAPYPDR; encoded by the coding sequence ATGCGTGTCCTGGGCGCCGGCCTGCTCGCGCACGGGGAATTACCCGCGCTGGACAGGGAAATCGTCATCGCGCGGGTGACCGCACGCTGCGGATGCCGCTACGAATGGGGTGTCCACGCGGCGGTTTTCGCACCGGTGGTCGGGCTGACACCGGAACAGGTCGAAGCGACCGTCTCCGGCGATCCCGCGCATCCGGCTTGGTCGGTCCGGCATCGCGCCCTGATCGCCGCCGTCGACGAACTCCACGACACGGCAACGGTTTCCGGCGACGCGTGGGCCGCGCTCGCCGGGCACTATCCGGAGAAGCAGCTCCTGGAACTCCTCGTGCTCGCGGGCTGGTACCGGACGATCGCCTACGTGGCCAACGGCATCGGTCTGGAGGAGGAGTCGTGGGCGGCCCCGTACCCCGATCGCTAG
- a CDS encoding winged helix-turn-helix transcriptional regulator, with the protein MPEDPIPRPGRPVRGSETGRPLMAALDLLGRRWTLRVIWELRQGQVGFRELQRRCERMSSSVLTTRLGELTEARIVTIGEDGYTLTPLGEQLLDALHPLEKWGLTWEKALRE; encoded by the coding sequence ATGCCCGAAGACCCGATCCCGCGCCCCGGACGACCGGTCCGGGGCTCCGAAACCGGCCGCCCGCTCATGGCCGCCCTCGACCTGCTGGGACGCCGGTGGACGCTGCGGGTGATCTGGGAGCTACGCCAGGGCCAGGTCGGATTCCGCGAACTCCAGCGGCGCTGCGAACGCATGTCGTCGAGCGTGCTCACCACCCGGCTCGGCGAGCTCACCGAAGCCCGCATCGTCACCATCGGTGAGGACGGCTACACGCTGACACCATTGGGCGAACAACTCCTCGACGCCCTGCACCCGCTGGAAAAGTGGGGTCTCACCTGGGAAAAGGCCTTGCGCGAGTGA
- a CDS encoding STAS domain-containing protein — MTGGDGDSREVPFSVTVARPDGAQVVIAVAGEIDLTTSEDLKESFEEALEPVPGRLVVDLEDVDFCDSTGLATLVRINDRCTTQGVDLSFLPSPTIRRLALKTGLSTLLPLAGS; from the coding sequence GTGACGGGCGGAGACGGCGACAGCCGGGAGGTGCCGTTCTCGGTGACCGTCGCCAGGCCGGATGGCGCTCAGGTCGTCATCGCGGTGGCGGGGGAAATCGACCTCACGACGTCCGAAGATCTCAAGGAGAGCTTCGAGGAGGCGCTGGAACCGGTGCCCGGCCGCCTCGTCGTCGACCTGGAAGACGTCGATTTCTGCGATTCCACCGGGCTGGCGACTTTGGTCCGGATCAACGACCGGTGCACCACCCAAGGTGTCGACCTGAGTTTCCTGCCGTCGCCGACGATCCGGCGACTGGCGCTGAAGACGGGCCTCTCCACTTTGCTGCCACTCGCCGGATCCTGA
- a CDS encoding ATP-binding protein — translation MPIDEPVRHSTDELVLQVAAVPAQAAALRDVLANWALERGLPRELAEDLKLTAYEAMTNVVKHAYPDGTDDNLMTITAAYADGHVKITVADEGRWRDGRRPDGGRGLPIIRAFAPEASVTSTPTGTIVRLAWPCPSL, via the coding sequence ATGCCGATCGACGAGCCGGTGCGGCACAGCACCGACGAGCTGGTCCTCCAGGTCGCCGCAGTCCCCGCCCAGGCCGCCGCGTTGCGGGACGTCCTGGCGAACTGGGCCCTCGAACGGGGCCTCCCCCGTGAGCTGGCCGAGGATCTCAAACTCACCGCCTACGAGGCGATGACCAACGTCGTCAAGCACGCCTATCCGGACGGCACCGACGACAACCTCATGACGATCACCGCCGCGTACGCCGACGGGCACGTCAAGATCACCGTCGCCGACGAGGGCCGCTGGCGCGACGGACGCCGCCCGGACGGCGGACGCGGCCTGCCGATCATCCGCGCCTTCGCACCGGAGGCCTCGGTGACGAGCACGCCCACCGGGACGATCGTCCGGCTCGCCTGGCCCTGCCCGTCCCTCTGA
- a CDS encoding DUF4232 domain-containing protein has protein sequence MSSKQIKRCSLGVAVLTGTLALTVAGQAEAATPRCATADLAVSLGEPKQLEEATGQYDVPVTFKNISSHTCGLHGVPGVDLVGPDDPNGPVYHLPRVDNGVRVNEVPAGSTATATVTVLTPEPGSVGSGGSTSWTPAKLVTIPPGQTEALSADWPSGLPVLRQDAATHPGSWVNGILADPPVS, from the coding sequence ATGTCCAGCAAGCAGATCAAGCGTTGTTCCCTGGGTGTCGCCGTGCTGACCGGAACGCTCGCGCTGACGGTGGCCGGTCAGGCGGAAGCCGCCACGCCGCGGTGCGCGACGGCGGACCTCGCGGTCTCCCTGGGTGAGCCGAAGCAGCTCGAAGAGGCGACAGGCCAGTACGACGTTCCGGTGACCTTCAAGAACATCTCGTCGCACACCTGCGGCCTGCACGGGGTGCCCGGCGTCGACCTGGTCGGCCCGGACGACCCGAACGGACCCGTCTACCACCTGCCGCGCGTGGACAACGGCGTGCGGGTCAACGAGGTGCCCGCGGGTTCGACGGCGACCGCGACGGTCACCGTCCTGACGCCGGAACCGGGTTCGGTCGGCAGCGGGGGTTCGACCTCTTGGACGCCGGCGAAGCTGGTGACCATCCCGCCCGGTCAGACCGAGGCGCTGAGCGCGGACTGGCCGTCCGGCCTGCCGGTGCTGCGGCAGGACGCCGCCACGCATCCGGGCAGCTGGGTCAACGGAATCCTCGCCGACCCTCCGGTGAGCTGA
- a CDS encoding DUF4232 domain-containing protein: MNVQVKKAATAMTVGGLVAGGLLVAGGVAGAMPSDKLCGASDVEVSVTQDPSHAAGHEAYVLTYTAASPTTNCKLKGAPTALTFVADGQLIDDVAAVPDATAANAAPVNLREGRPAVSRIVQASAAAPNPRTPTTITFDLPTGPGGVPVVADWPAGEPLKGATVQVTAVTA; this comes from the coding sequence ATGAACGTCCAGGTGAAGAAGGCCGCCACGGCGATGACCGTCGGGGGACTGGTCGCGGGCGGGCTCCTGGTCGCGGGCGGCGTCGCCGGGGCGATGCCGAGCGACAAGCTCTGCGGTGCCTCCGACGTCGAGGTGTCCGTGACGCAGGACCCGTCGCACGCGGCGGGCCACGAGGCTTACGTCCTCACCTACACCGCGGCTTCGCCGACCACGAACTGCAAGCTGAAGGGCGCGCCCACCGCGCTGACGTTCGTCGCCGACGGGCAGCTGATCGACGACGTCGCCGCCGTGCCGGACGCGACAGCGGCGAACGCGGCGCCGGTGAACCTGCGTGAGGGGCGTCCGGCCGTGTCGCGCATCGTGCAGGCCTCGGCCGCGGCGCCGAACCCGCGCACACCGACGACGATCACCTTCGACCTGCCGACCGGGCCGGGTGGCGTTCCCGTCGTCGCGGACTGGCCTGCCGGGGAGCCGCTGAAGGGTGCCACCGTCCAGGTCACCGCCGTCACCGCCTGA
- a CDS encoding sensor histidine kinase → MITDAATAPPVRLWEQAWRLLAAAAMGVLIWIVTASQLPVGASGPRIDWMITGDPLIALACLIALLWRRRFPVTITLSVILASTVSVLAGGASLLALCSLATRRRPAETVVAAVLSVITAVLTADFYPHRESTGPLWLVISLPTLMVGIVVAVGAAIGARREEVRSLREQVASAEREQAARAAEARIMERHRIAREMHDVLAHRVSLVAMQAGVLGHRPDLPADQVAELARGIAEGSHHALEELRDVLGVLRASPDGLEPPQPSLEDLPALVANARSLGLDVTLTATTTGEPPAAIARTVYRIVQEGLTNAGKHAPGARVSVTVEGTAGDGLRATVRDSGASRKATGPPVSGFGLLGLSERVELAGGELDHHAEPGGGFVLAARLPWPVREGSE, encoded by the coding sequence GTGATCACCGACGCCGCCACCGCGCCGCCCGTCCGGCTGTGGGAACAGGCCTGGCGCCTGCTGGCCGCGGCCGCGATGGGCGTGCTGATCTGGATCGTCACGGCGTCGCAACTGCCGGTGGGGGCGTCGGGACCGAGAATCGACTGGATGATCACCGGTGATCCGCTGATCGCCCTCGCCTGCCTGATCGCGCTGCTGTGGCGTCGCCGGTTCCCCGTCACGATCACGCTCTCGGTCATTCTCGCCTCGACGGTTTCGGTCCTGGCGGGCGGCGCGTCGTTGCTGGCGCTCTGTTCGCTCGCCACCCGGCGGCGACCGGCGGAGACGGTGGTCGCGGCGGTGTTGTCCGTGATCACCGCGGTGCTGACCGCCGACTTCTACCCGCACCGCGAGTCGACGGGACCGCTGTGGCTGGTGATCAGTCTCCCCACCTTGATGGTGGGCATCGTGGTGGCCGTGGGCGCCGCGATCGGCGCGCGGCGGGAGGAGGTGCGCTCCCTGCGGGAACAGGTCGCGAGCGCGGAACGGGAGCAGGCCGCCCGAGCCGCCGAGGCGCGGATCATGGAGCGGCACCGGATCGCCCGCGAGATGCACGACGTCCTCGCGCACCGGGTCTCGCTGGTCGCCATGCAGGCCGGAGTGCTGGGGCACCGCCCGGACCTGCCCGCCGATCAGGTCGCGGAACTGGCCCGCGGCATCGCCGAGGGTTCCCATCATGCGCTGGAGGAACTGCGGGACGTCCTCGGTGTGCTGCGGGCGAGCCCGGACGGCCTGGAACCACCGCAACCCTCGCTCGAGGACCTCCCGGCGCTCGTCGCGAACGCGCGGTCGCTGGGCCTGGACGTCACGTTGACGGCCACGACGACAGGCGAACCGCCTGCCGCGATCGCGAGGACCGTCTACCGGATCGTGCAGGAAGGCCTGACCAACGCGGGGAAACACGCGCCGGGAGCCAGGGTGTCGGTCACCGTCGAGGGGACGGCGGGCGACGGTTTGCGGGCGACGGTCCGGGATTCCGGTGCCTCGCGGAAGGCCACGGGCCCGCCCGTCTCGGGATTCGGCCTGCTCGGCCTCTCTGAGCGAGTCGAGCTGGCAGGCGGCGAACTGGACCACCACGCGGAGCCCGGCGGCGGGTTCGTCCTCGCCGCGCGGCTACCGTGGCCGGTCCGCGAAGGGAGCGAGTGA
- a CDS encoding aminopeptidase P family protein, whose amino-acid sequence MTGDRTRPDLRALLAAKGFRNWISDGWEPADDVVEVPPGAAEAAAAHRGRLSAELPGRRIALAAGRAVVRSNDTFHGFRADSDFVWLTGCQREGAILVLTPAGDSHHATLYVPRPAEADEPDFVGDADTSPLWVGTAAGPAAYGRALGIDCRPLEDLPHGLRGRNPGVLVGAGVDPALDAFGFGHSEQLRTVLADLRRIKDDWEIGQLRDAVDATALGFADVLAALPEAVRGGGERWLQGTFDRRARTEGTGPGYTSIVAAGPHAPILHWTRCDGEVTEDSLLLLDAGVELESLYTADITRTFPVGGEFTTAQRDVYDLVHKAQVAALAEVRPGQDFAAFQTTALGVLAAGLHDWGLLPVSVDEALSPDGQQHRRYIVCGTGHFLGLDVHDCAAAHPSGYREGTLAEGMALAVEPGLYFHAGDRTVPPELRGLGVRIEDNVVVTGSGHDLLSGGFPSTADEISAWVRAARS is encoded by the coding sequence ATGACCGGCGACCGAACCCGGCCGGATCTGCGCGCGCTGCTGGCCGCCAAGGGGTTCCGGAACTGGATCAGTGACGGCTGGGAGCCCGCCGACGACGTGGTCGAGGTGCCGCCCGGCGCCGCCGAGGCCGCCGCCGCTCATCGCGGCAGGCTGTCCGCGGAGTTGCCCGGACGACGGATCGCACTCGCGGCGGGCCGGGCCGTGGTGCGCTCCAACGACACCTTCCACGGCTTCCGTGCCGACAGCGACTTCGTCTGGCTCACCGGCTGCCAGCGTGAGGGCGCGATCCTGGTGCTGACCCCGGCCGGGGACAGCCACCACGCCACGCTGTACGTCCCTCGGCCCGCCGAGGCGGACGAGCCCGACTTCGTGGGCGACGCCGATACCAGCCCGCTGTGGGTCGGCACCGCCGCCGGGCCCGCCGCGTACGGGCGGGCGCTCGGCATCGACTGCCGTCCGCTGGAGGACCTCCCGCACGGCTTGCGCGGGCGGAACCCGGGCGTCCTGGTCGGTGCCGGGGTCGACCCGGCGCTCGACGCGTTCGGCTTCGGCCACAGCGAACAGCTCCGGACGGTTCTCGCGGACCTGCGCCGTATCAAGGACGACTGGGAGATCGGCCAGTTGCGCGACGCCGTCGACGCGACCGCCCTCGGGTTCGCCGACGTGCTGGCCGCGTTGCCCGAGGCGGTCCGCGGCGGCGGGGAGCGCTGGCTGCAGGGCACTTTCGACCGGCGTGCCCGCACCGAGGGCACCGGTCCCGGCTACACCTCGATCGTCGCCGCCGGGCCGCACGCGCCGATCCTGCACTGGACGCGCTGCGACGGCGAGGTGACCGAGGACAGCCTGCTGCTGCTCGACGCCGGAGTCGAACTGGAGTCCCTGTACACGGCCGACATCACCCGCACCTTCCCGGTCGGCGGGGAGTTCACGACGGCTCAGCGCGACGTCTACGACCTGGTGCACAAGGCGCAGGTCGCGGCCCTGGCGGAAGTGCGCCCCGGTCAGGACTTCGCAGCCTTCCAGACGACGGCGCTGGGGGTGCTCGCGGCGGGGCTGCACGATTGGGGCCTCCTCCCGGTGTCGGTGGACGAAGCGCTGTCGCCGGACGGGCAGCAGCACCGGCGCTACATCGTCTGCGGTACCGGCCATTTCCTCGGCCTGGACGTCCATGACTGCGCCGCCGCCCATCCCTCCGGCTATCGCGAGGGCACGCTGGCGGAGGGGATGGCGCTGGCGGTGGAGCCCGGCCTGTACTTCCACGCCGGCGACCGCACCGTGCCGCCCGAACTGCGCGGCCTCGGCGTCCGCATCGAGGACAACGTCGTGGTCACCGGATCCGGGCACGACCTGCTCTCCGGCGGTTTCCCGTCGACCGCCGACGAGATCTCCGCCTGGGTCCGGGCGGCCAGGAGCTGA